From the genome of Verrucomicrobiia bacterium, one region includes:
- a CDS encoding porin, translating to MDKINNRRHIGGTKMKLNKWTLGLAALGAVSLASVAQAEEKVLLDTKAELTSTTISGYVNTSAAWDFGKNASRANTRGYAFSQGKGDGFNLDVVDLALEKALDESEWAAGYKAEFWFGPDVNLLGTKNALDTGGAAIKQAYVSLRTPVGNGIDWKVGVFDTITGYEATNAGDNPNYSHSWGYSIGARQHTGILASYRFTENISASAGIADTWDSVINNRVANVSTGSTQDSVKTYMASIALTAPESFGFLEGGTLYAGVVSGKVGSAAGSSARTSWYVGVTVPTPWESLKAGAAFDYVHIDNRVGNSNGDSSALALYVSHATTEKLTLHGRLDYIRVGGDGLPAGGGILGAAYAPTTEILSTTVTADYQLWRNVISRAELRWDHDLDSRTLRTATTDDEFTLLANIIYKF from the coding sequence ATGGACAAAATAAATAATAGAAGACACATCGGAGGAACCAAAATGAAGTTGAATAAATGGACATTGGGTCTGGCAGCACTGGGAGCGGTCAGTCTCGCTTCAGTCGCTCAGGCTGAGGAAAAGGTGCTGTTGGATACCAAGGCCGAACTTACTTCGACCACCATCAGCGGTTACGTCAATACATCGGCAGCGTGGGATTTCGGTAAGAATGCCTCGCGGGCCAACACCCGTGGTTATGCCTTCAGTCAAGGCAAGGGGGACGGCTTTAATCTGGATGTGGTTGATTTAGCTCTGGAAAAAGCTCTCGACGAGAGTGAGTGGGCCGCTGGTTACAAGGCGGAATTCTGGTTTGGTCCCGATGTGAACCTTTTGGGAACAAAAAATGCGCTGGATACGGGCGGGGCCGCGATCAAGCAAGCCTATGTTTCACTCCGGACTCCCGTAGGAAATGGCATTGATTGGAAGGTGGGCGTATTTGACACGATCACTGGCTACGAAGCTACGAATGCCGGCGACAACCCCAACTACAGCCATTCTTGGGGCTACTCGATCGGAGCGCGTCAACACACGGGTATTCTCGCCAGCTATCGCTTCACCGAGAACATCTCTGCTTCAGCAGGTATCGCCGATACTTGGGATTCGGTAATCAATAATCGGGTCGCAAATGTGTCAACTGGATCTACCCAAGATTCCGTGAAGACCTATATGGCATCCATTGCCCTAACCGCTCCGGAGAGCTTTGGCTTCTTGGAAGGCGGCACGCTCTACGCTGGCGTGGTTAGCGGTAAAGTCGGTAGCGCCGCTGGTTCTTCAGCGCGCACCTCTTGGTATGTCGGAGTCACCGTGCCCACGCCATGGGAAAGCTTGAAAGCTGGCGCGGCCTTTGACTACGTGCATATTGACAATCGTGTTGGTAACAGCAATGGAGACTCTTCGGCATTGGCGCTCTATGTCTCCCATGCCACTACCGAGAAACTTACGTTGCACGGTCGTTTGGATTACATCCGCGTTGGTGGTGATGGTCTCCCGGCCGGTGGTGGCATCCTCGGCGCCGCCTATGCTCCGACGACTGAGATCCTCTCCACTACGGTGACGGCAGACTACCAATTGTGGCGGAACGTCATCTCCCGTGCGGAACTTCGCTGGGATCATGATCTTGACAGCCGTACCTTGCGCACCGCTACGACGGACGACGAGTTCACGCTGTTGGCGAACATCATCTACAAGTTCTAA
- the nadB gene encoding L-aspartate oxidase — protein sequence MKRFDFLVLGSGIAGLFFALKVAPHGKVAIVTKKNRAESNTNYAQGGIASVTSKEDSFELHVQDTLVAGAGLCREEVVRTIVEDGPARIAELIHLGMKFTERELPDGNGGRELDLGREGGHSKRRILHAKDITGHEIERALLNAVAAEPNITIFENHLAIDLITSQKLGQPGPNRCVGVYVFDKNQQRVETFIANATLLATGGCGKVYLYTTNPDIATGDGVAMAYRAGAAVANMEFVQFHPTCLYHPKAKSFLISEAVRGEGGVLLSLAGKPFMDDYHPLKSLAPRDIVARAIDSEMKKSGADHVLLDMTHKPARFVIDRFPNIYQTCLGYGIDITKEPIPVVPAAHYQCGGVVTTVDGETEIAGLFAVGEVACTGLHGANRLASNSLLEALVCSNRAAQRMTQLKLPEVSFNIPVWQSGQANNLDELVVVAHNWNEIRRCLWDYVGIVRTNKRLQRAEARLANLQQEIHEYYWNFIVTADLLELRNIATVAELIVQCALQRPESRGLHYNLDYPQPDPAWSQRDSVVRKPG from the coding sequence ATGAAGCGATTTGACTTCCTCGTGCTCGGTAGCGGAATTGCCGGGCTTTTCTTTGCGCTCAAAGTGGCGCCGCACGGTAAAGTGGCAATTGTCACCAAGAAAAACCGGGCGGAATCCAACACAAATTACGCCCAAGGCGGCATTGCTTCCGTCACCAGCAAGGAAGACTCCTTTGAACTGCACGTGCAGGACACTCTGGTCGCTGGCGCCGGGTTATGTCGGGAGGAGGTGGTGCGCACCATTGTCGAGGATGGACCGGCGCGCATCGCGGAGTTGATCCACCTGGGCATGAAATTTACCGAACGGGAATTGCCCGACGGCAACGGAGGACGTGAGTTGGATTTGGGTCGGGAAGGCGGCCATTCCAAACGGCGGATTTTGCACGCGAAGGATATCACCGGCCACGAAATCGAACGCGCCCTGCTCAATGCCGTCGCCGCCGAACCCAACATCACCATTTTTGAAAACCACCTCGCGATTGATTTGATCACCAGTCAGAAACTGGGGCAGCCCGGGCCGAATCGCTGCGTGGGAGTGTACGTCTTCGATAAAAACCAGCAACGGGTTGAAACCTTCATCGCCAACGCCACGCTGTTGGCCACCGGCGGGTGCGGGAAGGTTTACCTCTACACCACCAATCCGGATATCGCAACGGGCGACGGTGTAGCGATGGCTTACCGTGCGGGCGCGGCGGTCGCAAACATGGAATTCGTCCAGTTTCATCCCACCTGTCTGTACCATCCCAAAGCGAAGTCGTTTTTGATCAGCGAAGCGGTTCGCGGTGAAGGCGGAGTGTTGCTATCGCTGGCCGGCAAACCGTTCATGGATGACTACCATCCGCTCAAGTCACTGGCGCCGCGGGACATTGTGGCCCGTGCGATTGACAGTGAGATGAAAAAGAGCGGCGCGGATCATGTGCTGCTGGACATGACGCACAAGCCCGCCCGCTTTGTGATTGATCGTTTTCCCAACATTTATCAAACCTGCCTGGGCTACGGCATTGACATCACCAAGGAACCCATTCCGGTGGTGCCGGCCGCGCATTATCAGTGCGGCGGAGTGGTGACGACCGTGGACGGCGAGACTGAGATTGCGGGATTGTTCGCCGTGGGCGAAGTCGCCTGCACTGGATTGCACGGCGCCAATCGGCTGGCGAGCAATTCACTCTTGGAAGCGCTGGTGTGTTCCAATCGCGCCGCCCAGCGGATGACGCAACTCAAATTGCCCGAAGTAAGTTTCAACATTCCCGTCTGGCAATCCGGCCAGGCGAACAATTTGGATGAGTTGGTGGTGGTGGCTCACAACTGGAATGAAATCCGGCGCTGCCTATGGGATTACGTCGGCATCGTTCGCACCAACAAACGCCTGCAACGAGCCGAGGCCCGTCTGGCCAACCTGCAACAGGAAATTCACGAATACTATTGGAACTTCATCGTAACCGCGGATTTGCTGGAGTTGCGCAACATCGCCACGGTGGCGGAGTTGATTGTGCAATGCGCCCTGCAACGACCGGAAAGTCGCGGACTGCATTACAATCTGGATTATCCGCAACCCGATCCGGCCTGGTCCCAGCGCGACAGCGTGGTGCGAAAACCGGGTTGA
- a CDS encoding type II secretion system F family protein, translating to MPSFAYVARETGTGREIRSQLEAATEQAAIAALLNRNLLVISIKEKVARKGRTSGGGVPLADLVVFTRQLATMVDAGLAMVQSLQGLAEQTQNKAMRDVIKDICTRVEGGDSFSEALQKHPKVFNRLYVAMVGAGEKGGLLAEILARLALYLENTARLRKKIKSAMMYPTVVTVVAIAITIFLLVKVIPVFGEIYSGFGAKLPGPTQFLINLSEVVQRFFILILMALGGGVYGWFAFIKTKKGREFWDRNRIRLPIFGVIAHKICLARFTRTLASLVRSGVPILEVLNIVAQTVGNVVMEKAIRVASGDIERGESISQALSKHPIFPNMIIRMITAGEQTGKIDNMLERIADFLDEEIETTLSGLTSLIEPILIVFLGVVIGGMVICMFLPIFKMAEIVNPKR from the coding sequence ATGCCGTCATTTGCTTACGTTGCGCGTGAAACTGGAACCGGGCGAGAAATCCGCAGCCAACTGGAGGCCGCCACGGAACAGGCCGCCATTGCTGCGTTGCTGAACCGCAACCTTCTCGTCATTTCCATCAAGGAAAAGGTCGCGCGCAAAGGTCGCACCAGCGGCGGCGGTGTGCCGCTGGCCGATCTGGTGGTCTTTACCCGTCAATTGGCGACGATGGTGGACGCCGGTCTGGCGATGGTACAATCGCTCCAAGGGCTGGCGGAACAGACGCAAAACAAGGCAATGCGTGACGTGATTAAGGACATCTGCACGCGCGTGGAAGGGGGCGACAGCTTCTCCGAAGCCCTGCAAAAGCATCCCAAGGTTTTTAATCGGTTGTACGTGGCCATGGTCGGCGCCGGTGAAAAGGGCGGTTTATTGGCGGAAATTCTCGCGCGGCTCGCGCTTTATCTGGAAAACACCGCCCGCCTTCGTAAGAAGATCAAGTCGGCGATGATGTATCCCACCGTCGTCACGGTCGTCGCGATCGCGATTACCATCTTCCTGTTGGTCAAGGTCATTCCTGTTTTTGGTGAAATCTATTCTGGGTTCGGCGCCAAACTGCCTGGTCCCACGCAATTCCTTATCAATTTGAGTGAAGTCGTACAACGATTTTTCATCTTGATTTTGATGGCCTTGGGGGGCGGAGTCTATGGCTGGTTCGCCTTTATCAAAACCAAGAAAGGTCGGGAATTTTGGGATCGAAATCGGATCCGGTTGCCGATTTTCGGAGTGATTGCGCATAAAATTTGTCTCGCTCGTTTTACCCGGACGCTGGCTTCGCTGGTACGCAGCGGCGTGCCCATCCTTGAGGTGTTGAACATCGTGGCTCAAACGGTGGGCAACGTGGTGATGGAAAAAGCGATCCGCGTCGCTTCGGGAGACATCGAGCGTGGCGAAAGCATTTCTCAAGCGTTGAGCAAACACCCCATCTTCCCCAACATGATCATTCGGATGATCACCGCTGGCGAACAGACTGGTAAAATTGACAACATGCTCGAACGCATTGCGGATTTTCTGGATGAAGAAATTGAAACGACCCTTTCCGGTCTGACCTCGCTGATCGAGCCAATTTTGATCGTATTTCTGGGCGTGGTGATTGGGGGCATGGTGATTTGTATGTTCCTGCCAATTTTCAAGATGGCGGAAATCGTCAATCCCAAGCGCTGA
- a CDS encoding DUF748 domain-containing protein, translating to MSAASAKVPASHRSRRAKRWRNWLALGVGLYALIGFLLLPVIIKWQLPRQLAERTHRATTVQQVRANPFTLSLTVRGLSLMETNGTPFASMEEFYANFQLSSLWQRAWTFDQIRLVRPQVQLSRFTNGAFNISDLVAVNTIETNFSNALPALQIRSLLVTNALVTLTDAATEPVFHARYEPIHIQLTDFSTHGDAAEPYHITATASDGERLEWSGRFSLAQRASDGHFKLSGLSLTKYNPYLSLLTTATVARGSLEVNTDYRLNFARQSLELEVTNAAVELRNLAVNPPERSDPLLTLDRLQITNAVAQLAERRLQLGGVSISGGAALVERATNGALVAVSYLKSTATSSAAPAAPWQLQLDQFTVTNFNLTATDFSTTPPAGLGLEHLALALKDFTTQTHVPFSLTLAGDWRDGGALALETHGTLWPLNQTASIAVKDWAIPSAQPYLSQYLNLAVQSGKLSAQGQVKFDPNAEPLLQFTGSGSVTDFASTDTLSGHELARWQEHIVRGVNLTLRPNQISIEQLKFTGARNNLVINSNRQFNVASLAKLPERTNSTTRPRTNHSGLDAFPIHIGAMTLEHNSLRLVDDSLPRRFEWSIADINGSVSNIVLPGQQKAQIDLHGEVAPLAPFAITGALTPDPQNLFTDLTIACTNTDLTALSPYTEKFVGRPLTKGKLTTALHYQIEARQLVATNFADLAQLTLGARVESPDALKLPIKLAIGLLKDMDGHIVLNVPLSGSLDDPKFSIWRLVGQTLQNLVVKAAAAPFSLLGALVGGGSELQFVEFDPGDFSLRSDQTNKLVKLGAALEKRTELTLEIRATYDPQLDVAALGRNQLRRQMENSRKPESTGTATGGTAPEEATFNDADYDRWLREAYQAAFNTTPEQALAEKLHGITNAGRANWKGGSVVESNARNPQKGATGLLESKSASSTSDANSAEGGPTATNPMASELQPELVRAEMEQRLLTLNPVPPEALQTLTEQRIVTVKKFMIMDAGISADRILPTTDSPPASVIPGTARVEFSLD from the coding sequence ATGTCCGCCGCATCCGCTAAAGTTCCCGCGTCCCACCGGTCGCGACGCGCGAAGCGTTGGCGCAACTGGCTGGCGCTGGGTGTTGGGCTTTACGCTTTGATCGGCTTTTTGCTTCTGCCGGTCATCATCAAGTGGCAACTGCCGCGACAACTCGCCGAACGGACGCACCGAGCGACGACCGTACAACAAGTGCGCGCCAATCCGTTCACGCTCTCGCTGACGGTTCGCGGCTTGAGCCTGATGGAAACCAACGGAACGCCTTTTGCCTCGATGGAGGAGTTCTACGCCAATTTTCAACTGTCCTCGCTGTGGCAGCGGGCCTGGACGTTTGATCAAATCCGACTGGTTCGTCCGCAAGTGCAACTGAGCCGTTTTACGAACGGAGCTTTCAACATTTCCGATCTTGTTGCCGTCAACACAATAGAAACCAACTTTTCCAACGCGTTACCGGCCTTGCAGATTCGGTCTTTGCTGGTGACGAACGCCCTGGTCACGCTAACCGATGCGGCGACGGAACCGGTTTTTCACGCACGCTACGAACCAATCCACATCCAGCTCACCGATTTCTCCACGCACGGTGACGCCGCTGAGCCGTATCACATCACCGCGACGGCCAGTGATGGCGAGCGGCTGGAATGGTCCGGCAGATTCTCGCTGGCGCAACGCGCTTCGGACGGTCACTTCAAACTCAGCGGGCTTTCACTCACGAAATACAATCCCTATCTGTCGCTGTTGACGACCGCCACCGTTGCGCGCGGGAGCCTTGAAGTCAACACCGACTACCGGTTGAATTTTGCGCGCCAGTCATTGGAACTCGAGGTCACTAACGCCGCGGTGGAATTGCGCAATCTCGCGGTCAATCCGCCTGAACGCAGCGATCCTTTGCTGACGCTGGACCGACTGCAAATCACCAACGCCGTCGCGCAGTTGGCGGAACGCCGGCTTCAACTCGGCGGCGTGTCTATTTCGGGCGGCGCGGCGCTGGTCGAGCGCGCCACCAACGGCGCCCTGGTGGCCGTCAGTTATTTAAAGTCAACCGCGACATCATCCGCCGCGCCAGCCGCGCCATGGCAACTGCAACTGGATCAGTTCACCGTCACCAACTTCAACCTCACGGCGACCGATTTTTCCACCACACCGCCCGCTGGTCTCGGCCTGGAGCATTTGGCGTTGGCGCTAAAAGATTTTACCACCCAGACCCATGTTCCTTTTAGTCTGACGCTGGCGGGGGATTGGCGGGACGGCGGCGCGTTAGCTCTGGAAACGCATGGAACTTTATGGCCACTGAATCAAACGGCCTCAATCGCTGTGAAGGATTGGGCCATTCCATCCGCGCAGCCTTACCTCAGTCAATACCTCAACCTCGCCGTGCAGTCGGGCAAGTTAAGCGCGCAAGGACAGGTGAAGTTTGATCCCAACGCAGAACCGCTGTTGCAATTCACCGGTTCGGGCAGCGTGACGGATTTTGCCTCGACCGATACCCTTTCCGGTCACGAACTTGCGCGGTGGCAGGAGCATATTGTGCGCGGAGTGAACCTGACGCTGCGTCCCAATCAGATCAGCATTGAACAGCTCAAATTCACCGGGGCGCGCAACAATCTCGTCATCAATTCCAACCGGCAATTCAATGTCGCCAGTCTGGCCAAGCTGCCCGAACGCACCAATTCCACGACCCGCCCGCGCACCAATCACTCGGGTCTGGACGCCTTTCCCATTCATATCGGCGCGATGACGTTGGAGCATAATTCCCTGCGCTTGGTGGATGATTCCCTGCCGCGCCGCTTCGAGTGGTCCATTGCCGATATTAACGGCAGCGTCAGCAACATCGTTCTCCCTGGACAACAAAAAGCACAGATTGATCTGCATGGCGAAGTTGCTCCGCTCGCTCCGTTTGCGATTACCGGCGCGCTCACTCCGGATCCGCAAAATCTATTCACCGATTTAACGATCGCCTGCACAAACACGGATTTGACCGCGCTCAGTCCTTATACGGAAAAGTTCGTTGGCCGGCCGCTGACCAAAGGCAAACTCACCACCGCGCTGCATTATCAGATCGAAGCGCGCCAGCTCGTCGCGACAAATTTCGCCGACCTGGCTCAACTCACCCTGGGCGCGCGTGTGGAAAGTCCTGACGCTCTGAAATTGCCCATCAAACTGGCCATCGGCCTCTTGAAAGATATGGATGGACACATCGTGCTGAACGTGCCGCTGTCCGGCAGCCTGGATGATCCCAAGTTCAGCATCTGGCGGTTGGTGGGGCAAACCTTGCAAAATCTGGTCGTCAAGGCTGCCGCCGCACCGTTCTCCTTATTGGGGGCGCTGGTCGGTGGCGGATCGGAATTGCAGTTTGTTGAATTTGATCCGGGCGATTTCTCGCTTCGCTCCGATCAAACCAACAAACTGGTCAAACTCGGCGCTGCCTTGGAAAAACGCACCGAACTCACCTTGGAAATCCGCGCGACGTATGATCCCCAACTCGACGTGGCGGCGTTGGGTCGAAATCAACTTCGACGGCAAATGGAGAATTCGCGGAAGCCTGAATCTACCGGCACCGCAACTGGCGGAACCGCTCCCGAGGAAGCGACGTTTAACGATGCGGACTATGACCGTTGGTTGCGGGAAGCCTATCAAGCTGCGTTCAACACCACTCCTGAACAGGCGCTCGCTGAAAAATTGCACGGAATCACCAACGCTGGCCGTGCCAATTGGAAAGGCGGATCGGTGGTGGAATCGAACGCTCGCAATCCGCAGAAAGGAGCAACGGGTTTATTGGAGTCGAAGTCGGCGTCATCAACATCGGACGCAAATAGTGCCGAGGGCGGCCCCACCGCGACGAACCCGATGGCTTCAGAGTTGCAACCCGAACTGGTGCGCGCCGAAATGGAGCAACGCCTGCTGACCTTGAATCCCGTGCCGCCGGAAGCATTGCAAACGCTCACGGAACAACGAATCGTCACGGTGAAAAAGTTTATGATCATGGACGCGGGCATTTCGGCGGATCGCATTCTGCCAACCACCGACAGTCCTCCGGCGTCCGTCATCCCCGGTACCGCGCGCGTCGAATTCTCTTTGGATTGA
- a CDS encoding SAM-dependent methyltransferase: protein MVVLRGRRQLSLTLRHPTRDITQNLELTAVGAWLREQLKHHYRSALLGTTQRDWQLITNANGGARLVDHRPAQTTKPQAEHDQKRAGLLDATATDWLSALEVMDANGRVRPARAGKFRQINRYLEIISHLVAECGWQPGERSATADESSNAAIPDPAPIRHWVDMGCGKGYLTFGLWHLWTRIWKQPVRVTGVESRRDLVLATNQLAKKLHADGLKFLPGEIASAPLTKVDALIALHACDTATDDAIRRGIAGGAKLIIVAPCCHKELRSQLGKPEVFASVLQHGIMAERLAEWVTDGLRAMVLEWAGYRTKLMEFVSSEHTPKNLMLAAIRERPPFTSVRQREQIIALKNFLGIKHHALDDLLNHQSCPGKP, encoded by the coding sequence ATGGTGGTTCTACGCGGCCGGCGGCAGCTCTCTCTCACGTTGCGTCACCCCACTCGCGATATTACCCAAAATCTCGAGTTGACCGCTGTGGGCGCCTGGCTGCGTGAGCAACTCAAACATCATTATCGCAGCGCACTGCTTGGCACTACGCAGCGCGACTGGCAACTGATCACCAATGCCAATGGAGGGGCGCGATTGGTGGATCATCGGCCCGCCCAAACCACCAAGCCCCAAGCGGAACACGACCAAAAGCGCGCCGGCCTACTGGATGCCACCGCCACCGACTGGCTGTCCGCTTTGGAAGTGATGGATGCCAACGGCCGGGTCCGTCCGGCGCGGGCGGGGAAATTCCGCCAGATCAACCGTTACCTAGAAATTATTTCCCATCTGGTCGCTGAGTGTGGTTGGCAACCCGGGGAACGATCGGCCACTGCCGATGAGTCGTCCAATGCCGCAATCCCCGACCCCGCACCGATTCGTCATTGGGTGGATATGGGCTGCGGCAAAGGGTATCTCACTTTCGGGCTTTGGCATTTGTGGACGCGCATTTGGAAACAACCCGTTCGCGTCACGGGCGTGGAATCGCGACGCGATTTGGTGCTGGCCACCAACCAATTGGCGAAAAAACTTCACGCGGACGGGCTGAAGTTTTTGCCGGGCGAAATTGCGAGCGCGCCCCTGACCAAAGTGGATGCCTTGATTGCTTTACACGCGTGTGACACGGCCACCGACGATGCGATCCGTCGCGGAATTGCCGGCGGGGCCAAGTTGATCATTGTCGCTCCGTGCTGTCACAAGGAGCTTCGCTCTCAGCTTGGTAAGCCCGAGGTCTTCGCATCGGTGCTGCAACATGGCATCATGGCGGAGCGGCTGGCGGAATGGGTCACCGACGGGTTGCGCGCGATGGTCTTGGAGTGGGCGGGTTACCGCACGAAACTCATGGAATTTGTGAGCAGCGAACACACCCCAAAAAATCTGATGTTGGCGGCCATCCGCGAGCGTCCGCCGTTCACTTCCGTCAGGCAACGCGAGCAGATCATCGCGCTTAAAAATTTTTTGGGCATCAAACATCACGCTCTTGATGACCTGCTGAATCACCAATCATGTCCTGGGAAACCATAG
- a CDS encoding small ribosomal subunit Rsm22 family protein, whose product MSWETIDWDALERMRQAFLTGTATTADYWQSDNDLAAYDATFAQRIGWKWDFVLRELRRRGWSPPAGALLDWGCGSGIATRKFLESFRSESMNPLHVWDRSVRAMDFALKRAREYAPGLSASACSTAPTSCRGTVLLSHVLTELSPAQIEALVAAVATADCILWVEPGTYEASLTLIAIRERLRDQFGIIAPCTHQGRCGILAPENVRHWCHHFASPPPEVFTDSHWARFANFLGIDLRALPLSFLVLDKRPVPPLPAGTAHLIGRPRLYKGHALLLGCDANGVSEQRLSQRKFVKEFKAFKKGKHGSLLQWQCEGGEIQRLETL is encoded by the coding sequence ATGTCCTGGGAAACCATAGACTGGGATGCCTTGGAACGGATGCGCCAGGCGTTTCTCACCGGAACGGCGACCACGGCTGATTATTGGCAATCCGATAATGATCTGGCCGCCTACGACGCCACGTTCGCGCAGCGGATCGGCTGGAAGTGGGATTTTGTTTTGCGCGAACTGCGACGCCGCGGCTGGTCACCACCGGCCGGAGCGTTGCTGGATTGGGGCTGTGGCAGCGGGATCGCGACGCGCAAATTCCTGGAGTCTTTCCGTTCGGAAAGCATGAACCCTCTGCACGTTTGGGATCGGTCTGTTCGAGCCATGGATTTCGCCTTAAAGCGAGCCCGAGAATATGCTCCGGGACTATCGGCGAGCGCTTGTTCGACCGCTCCGACTTCCTGTCGAGGTACGGTATTACTCAGTCATGTGCTGACCGAACTGAGTCCCGCACAAATCGAAGCTCTGGTAGCGGCAGTCGCAACGGCAGATTGCATTTTGTGGGTTGAACCGGGAACCTACGAGGCGAGCCTGACGTTGATTGCCATTCGCGAGCGATTACGTGATCAATTTGGAATTATCGCGCCGTGTACCCATCAAGGACGCTGCGGCATCTTGGCGCCAGAAAATGTACGCCATTGGTGTCATCACTTCGCCTCGCCACCGCCGGAAGTATTCACCGACAGCCATTGGGCGCGCTTTGCAAATTTCCTCGGTATTGATTTACGCGCTTTGCCATTGAGTTTCCTCGTATTGGATAAACGTCCCGTGCCTCCGCTACCCGCGGGCACCGCCCATTTGATTGGACGGCCGCGCCTCTACAAAGGACACGCGCTGTTACTTGGCTGCGACGCTAACGGAGTTTCCGAGCAGCGGCTGTCTCAACGAAAATTTGTCAAAGAATTCAAAGCCTTCAAAAAGGGAAAGCATGGGTCGCTGTTACAATGGCAATGCGAAGGAGGTGAAATTCAGCGACTGGAAACGCTGTAA
- a CDS encoding bifunctional 3,4-dihydroxy-2-butanone-4-phosphate synthase/GTP cyclohydrolase II, which translates to MKSRFDSIESVIADIRKGKMVIVVDDADRENEGDLIFAAEKATAQNVSFTVRYTSGVICVPMEGGDLDRLELPLMTRQNMERMRTAYTISVDAARGVTTGISAADRARTIQLLANPKTQPDDLVRPGHVFPLRYRDGGVLRRAGHTEAAIDLARLAGLRPAGVLAEIVNDDGTMARLPALRKFAKKHRLKLCTIADLIEYRRTREKLVERIETVKMPTDYGDFELALYRSKVDGQHHLALIRGEVAGKRNVLVRVHSECLTGDIFGSRRCDCGPQLHQAMRQIAEAGHGVIVYMRQEGRGIGLAPKIKAYKLQEQGYDTVEANQKLGYSTDLREYGLGAQILTDLGLKTIRLLTNNPKKIVGLAGYGLKVVEQLPIRVPPNPHNAKYLKTKKKKLGHLL; encoded by the coding sequence ATGAAGAGCCGTTTTGATTCCATCGAGTCCGTCATCGCCGACATCCGCAAAGGGAAAATGGTCATCGTGGTGGACGATGCCGACCGCGAAAACGAGGGCGACCTCATCTTCGCCGCCGAGAAGGCCACGGCGCAAAACGTGAGCTTCACGGTGCGTTACACGTCCGGCGTGATTTGCGTGCCGATGGAAGGCGGTGATCTCGACCGGCTGGAATTGCCGCTCATGACGCGGCAAAATATGGAGCGGATGCGCACGGCCTACACGATTTCCGTGGACGCGGCGCGCGGGGTCACCACAGGCATTTCTGCCGCCGACCGCGCCCGCACGATTCAACTGCTCGCGAATCCCAAAACGCAGCCGGATGATCTCGTCCGGCCCGGCCACGTTTTTCCGTTGCGTTATCGCGACGGCGGCGTGCTGCGGCGAGCGGGGCACACGGAAGCGGCGATTGATCTGGCGCGACTTGCGGGATTGCGTCCCGCCGGAGTGCTTGCGGAAATCGTCAATGACGACGGCACGATGGCGCGGTTGCCGGCATTGCGAAAGTTTGCCAAAAAACATCGGCTGAAACTTTGCACCATCGCCGATCTCATCGAGTATCGGCGCACGCGCGAGAAGCTGGTGGAGCGAATCGAGACGGTGAAGATGCCGACGGATTACGGAGATTTTGAGCTGGCGTTGTATCGCTCGAAGGTTGACGGACAGCATCATCTGGCGTTGATTCGCGGGGAGGTGGCGGGTAAGCGAAACGTCCTCGTGCGCGTGCATAGCGAATGTCTCACGGGCGACATTTTTGGATCGCGCCGCTGTGATTGCGGGCCGCAATTGCATCAGGCGATGCGGCAGATTGCCGAGGCCGGCCATGGCGTGATTGTCTATATGCGGCAGGAGGGACGCGGCATCGGTCTGGCCCCGAAGATCAAGGCGTATAAATTGCAGGAGCAGGGTTATGATACCGTGGAAGCGAACCAAAAATTGGGTTATAGCACCGACCTGCGCGAATACGGTTTGGGCGCGCAAATCCTCACTGACCTGGGATTGAAAACCATCCGATTGCTCACGAACAATCCGAAGAAAATCGTCGGGCTGGCGGGATATGGTTTGAAAGTGGTGGAGCAATTACCCATCCGCGTGCCGCCGAATCCGCATAACGCAAAATACCTGAAAACCAAGAAGAAGAAATTGGGGCATCTGCTGTGA